A region of Flavobacterium album DNA encodes the following proteins:
- a CDS encoding nicotinate-nucleotide adenylyltransferase, translating to MKLTDADITLKGDRIIEHIPSVKDKALRINLNENIYGTFSEIGAGQETVRHFFRSGGSSGTIAKAMSAYDKDFSDAIYGVEEDGRYVTESRLKKMLAHEVRIIEQRLKRDKHPSKVFFSYANTVATIDFAKQFKGHGWVGIKYQVEPDEDYNEIILHIRFKENDARLQQETLGILGVNLIYGAFYKYNEPKKLLRYLYDNLDKDQLEIDTINFSGPRFADVDNRLMSLQLVKNGMTDAVMFDPQGHNVLPAAVLYKKNILALRGSFRPVTKVNMDMYEKSYKMFLEENKVDKDKALVVFEITLSNLRSEGEIDERDFMDRAELLCSLGQTVMISNFQEYYKVVEYFSAYTKARMGLAMGVSNLVDIFDEKYYRHLSGGILEAFGKLFYRDLKVFLYPMKDEEGNIIDSENLKVHPRMKELYKFFKFNGKVVDITDVQEDHLSIFSREVLKMISKGKTGWESMLPAGIAEIIKENHLFGYDPKKLVTEETKPEEASQS from the coding sequence ATGAAATTAACAGATGCCGATATTACACTAAAAGGCGACAGGATAATTGAGCATATCCCTTCGGTAAAAGATAAGGCGCTCCGCATCAATCTTAATGAGAATATTTACGGTACTTTTTCAGAGATCGGCGCTGGCCAGGAAACTGTGCGGCATTTCTTCAGGTCGGGCGGCTCATCGGGCACTATAGCCAAAGCGATGTCGGCCTATGACAAAGATTTCAGCGATGCCATATATGGCGTGGAAGAAGACGGGCGCTATGTTACCGAAAGCCGCCTTAAGAAAATGCTGGCCCACGAAGTGAGGATCATAGAGCAGCGCCTAAAGCGTGACAAACATCCGAGCAAAGTGTTTTTCAGCTATGCTAATACCGTTGCTACAATAGATTTCGCGAAGCAGTTTAAGGGCCACGGATGGGTAGGCATCAAATATCAGGTGGAGCCCGATGAAGATTATAACGAAATTATACTGCATATACGCTTTAAAGAGAATGATGCGCGCCTGCAGCAGGAAACCCTTGGTATACTGGGTGTCAACTTAATTTACGGTGCATTCTATAAATATAACGAGCCAAAAAAACTCCTGCGTTACCTGTATGATAACCTGGATAAAGACCAGCTCGAAATTGACACCATCAACTTTTCCGGGCCGCGCTTTGCCGATGTAGACAACAGGCTGATGAGCCTCCAACTGGTAAAAAACGGCATGACTGATGCTGTAATGTTCGACCCACAGGGCCACAACGTGCTTCCCGCGGCAGTGCTTTACAAAAAGAACATCCTTGCCTTAAGGGGAAGCTTCAGGCCGGTAACCAAAGTGAACATGGACATGTATGAGAAATCATATAAGATGTTCCTTGAAGAAAATAAAGTTGACAAAGACAAAGCCCTTGTGGTTTTTGAAATTACACTTTCCAACCTGCGCTCTGAAGGCGAGATTGACGAACGCGACTTTATGGACAGAGCCGAACTTTTATGCTCTCTGGGACAAACGGTTATGATATCCAACTTCCAGGAATACTATAAGGTAGTAGAATATTTTTCGGCGTACACCAAAGCCCGTATGGGACTGGCTATGGGCGTAAGTAACCTTGTGGATATTTTTGATGAAAAGTACTACCGCCACCTTAGCGGAGGCATACTGGAAGCGTTTGGTAAGCTTTTTTACCGTGACCTTAAAGTTTTCTTATATCCAATGAAAGATGAAGAAGGCAACATTATCGACTCTGAAAACCTGAAAGTACATCCGCGAATGAAAGAGCTCTACAAGTTCTTCAAATTCAATGGCAAGGTGGTAGATATTACCGATGTACAAGAAGACCACCTGAGCATATTCTCGCGCGAAGTGCTCAAGATGATAAGCAAAGGCAAGACAGGCTGGGAAAGTATGCTGCCAGCCGGTATAGCAGAGATCATTAAGGAGAACCATCTTTTTGGGTATGACCCGAAAAAACTTGTAACTGAGGAAACAAAGCCTGAAGAAGCGAGCCAGTCATAG
- a CDS encoding MBL fold metallo-hydrolase, whose product MKVWFLGTGTSQGIPVIGCDDAVCRSTDMRDKRLRVSVWVHWDNYSYIIDCGPDFRQQMLASQCPKVDGILYTHEHSDHTAGLDDIRPFFFKQGDIPVYVHERVLKNLHKRFDYIFTQEDKYPGAPSVTVNEVKAGHAFPLGDKIADPISIKHGDLDVFGYRIGDFAYLTDIKYIAPEEAEKLKELKVLVVSALRHEPHDTHYNLEEALALVSVLKPERAYLTHISHHMGLHAEVEKMLPANVFLAYDNLEITI is encoded by the coding sequence TTGAAAGTATGGTTTTTAGGTACGGGAACCTCTCAGGGAATACCGGTCATCGGTTGTGATGACGCGGTATGCCGCAGCACAGATATGCGCGACAAACGCCTTCGCGTATCGGTGTGGGTGCATTGGGATAATTATTCCTATATCATCGACTGCGGGCCCGATTTCCGCCAGCAGATGCTTGCCTCACAGTGTCCTAAGGTCGACGGCATCCTCTACACGCATGAGCATTCCGACCATACGGCCGGGCTGGATGATATACGGCCTTTCTTTTTTAAGCAGGGTGATATCCCTGTCTATGTCCATGAGCGGGTACTAAAAAACCTTCATAAACGTTTTGACTATATATTTACCCAGGAGGACAAATATCCGGGTGCGCCGTCGGTCACCGTTAACGAGGTAAAGGCCGGGCATGCTTTCCCTTTGGGAGATAAGATAGCTGACCCCATCAGTATAAAGCATGGCGACCTTGATGTTTTCGGCTACAGGATAGGCGATTTTGCTTACCTAACCGATATAAAATACATTGCGCCCGAAGAGGCCGAAAAACTGAAAGAGCTCAAAGTACTCGTAGTAAGCGCCCTGCGCCACGAGCCGCACGATACGCACTACAATCTTGAGGAAGCACTTGCCCTGGTGAGCGTGCTGAAGCCTGAACGTGCCTACCTTACGCATATCAGCCATCATATGGGTTTACATGCCGAGGTTGAAAAGATGCTGCCCGCTAATGTGTTTTTAGCTTATGATAATTTAGAAATAACCATTTAA
- a CDS encoding alpha/beta hydrolase, whose protein sequence is MNLSLYHLVREPKVKQEKNPLLLLLHGYGSNEEDLFSFAAQLPDEYFIISARAPYNLPPYGHAWYAINFDAGMNKFSDEVQAKSSRDLIAKFIDEVTAAYPVDKERITLIGFSQGAILSYAVALTYPEKIERVAALSGYLNTDIIEKDFHDKDISKLRFFISHGMADQVIPVEWARKAPEFLKALGIKEEYHEYPVGHGVAPQNFYDVLAWLNK, encoded by the coding sequence ATGAATTTATCTTTATACCACCTTGTCAGGGAGCCGAAAGTAAAACAGGAAAAGAACCCGTTATTGCTGTTGCTCCATGGCTATGGAAGCAATGAGGAAGACCTGTTTTCGTTTGCAGCCCAATTACCTGATGAGTATTTTATCATCTCGGCACGCGCGCCTTACAACCTGCCGCCTTACGGCCACGCATGGTATGCCATCAATTTTGATGCGGGTATGAATAAGTTTTCCGATGAAGTGCAGGCAAAAAGCTCTCGCGACCTAATAGCTAAATTTATTGATGAAGTAACGGCTGCTTATCCTGTAGATAAAGAAAGGATTACGTTGATAGGCTTTAGCCAAGGAGCGATACTAAGCTATGCTGTAGCACTCACTTATCCTGAAAAGATAGAGCGTGTGGCAGCACTGAGCGGCTACCTGAATACCGATATTATCGAAAAGGATTTTCATGATAAAGATATCTCAAAGCTGCGTTTCTTTATATCGCACGGGATGGCAGACCAGGTGATCCCTGTGGAATGGGCACGCAAAGCCCCTGAATTCCTTAAGGCATTAGGCATAAAAGAAGAATACCATGAGTACCCTGTAGGACATGGCGTAGCACCGCAGAATTTTTATGACGTGCTTGCGTGGCTGAATAAATAA
- a CDS encoding DUF4870 domain-containing protein, protein MDHTTEQGRTNAIISYLTIIGAIIAMIQNSEKKNPFASFHIRQALGIELTFFALGYPVGSFDNWTVTMAFYIFFFVLWAFGFVSALQGQYGIIPILGPLFQKLFKTV, encoded by the coding sequence ATGGACCATACAACAGAACAAGGCAGGACAAATGCCATTATAAGCTATCTTACCATCATCGGGGCTATTATCGCCATGATACAGAACAGCGAAAAAAAGAATCCTTTTGCATCTTTCCATATCCGGCAGGCGCTGGGCATAGAACTTACTTTCTTTGCCTTAGGCTACCCGGTTGGATCTTTCGACAATTGGACAGTTACAATGGCTTTCTACATATTCTTTTTTGTCCTATGGGCGTTTGGGTTTGTAAGCGCACTACAGGGCCAATACGGTATTATACCAATACTGGGGCCGCTATTCCAGAAACTATTCAAAACTGTGTAA
- a CDS encoding dihydroorotase, with amino-acid sequence MNLIFKNATIIDKNSPFHKQAVDIAVEGGIIKQIGNNITLEGFETVEVDNLHISKGWFDSSVSLGEPGYEDRETLANGLTVAAKSGFTDIALQPNNNPIAERQGDISFLINKASGHATTIHPIGALTKGSEGKDMAELFDMKNAGAVAFGDYNKAISDANILKIALQYVQDFNGLIIAYAQDDKIKGKGVVHEGIVSTRLGLKGIPALAEELQIARNLFLLEYTGGKIHIPTISTGKSVQMIREAKAKGLNVTCSVSVHHLVLTDEVLGDFDTRYKVAPPLRTDAERKILIDGVLDGTIDVITSDHNPIDIENKKLEFDLAKDGTIGLESAFGALMTVLPLEVIIDKFTAGKTIFGFGNHDIAEGSKAGFTLFDPSVEWAFAKRDILSKSKNSAFLGQPMKGKAYGVYNNGKLILNG; translated from the coding sequence ATGAACCTGATATTCAAAAACGCTACCATCATTGATAAAAACAGCCCTTTCCACAAGCAGGCAGTTGACATCGCGGTGGAAGGCGGCATTATCAAACAAATAGGCAATAATATAACCTTAGAAGGCTTTGAAACCGTGGAAGTGGATAACCTGCATATCTCCAAAGGATGGTTCGACAGTTCGGTAAGCCTTGGCGAACCGGGCTATGAAGACCGCGAAACACTTGCAAACGGCCTTACTGTTGCCGCAAAAAGCGGCTTTACCGATATTGCCCTTCAACCGAATAATAACCCGATAGCGGAAAGGCAGGGCGACATTAGCTTCCTTATAAACAAAGCGTCAGGGCATGCCACAACCATCCACCCTATTGGCGCACTGACAAAAGGAAGTGAAGGCAAGGATATGGCCGAACTGTTCGATATGAAAAATGCGGGCGCTGTGGCATTTGGGGATTATAACAAAGCTATTTCGGATGCCAATATCCTAAAGATAGCCTTACAATATGTCCAGGACTTTAACGGGCTGATAATTGCCTACGCACAGGATGACAAGATAAAAGGCAAAGGCGTGGTGCATGAGGGGATCGTGAGCACACGATTAGGCCTGAAAGGCATACCGGCACTTGCAGAAGAGCTGCAGATAGCGCGCAACTTATTCCTTTTGGAATATACCGGCGGCAAAATACACATCCCGACTATATCTACAGGGAAATCGGTACAAATGATACGGGAAGCTAAAGCTAAAGGGCTGAATGTGACTTGCAGTGTATCCGTACACCACCTGGTATTGACAGACGAAGTGCTGGGCGACTTTGATACCCGCTATAAGGTAGCTCCCCCACTCCGGACAGATGCCGAAAGAAAGATACTTATTGATGGGGTGCTGGATGGCACGATCGACGTGATCACTTCCGACCACAACCCTATCGACATAGAAAATAAAAAGCTTGAATTCGATCTTGCCAAAGATGGCACTATCGGACTGGAAAGCGCCTTTGGCGCTTTAATGACAGTATTGCCGCTGGAGGTCATAATTGACAAATTCACGGCAGGTAAAACGATATTCGGGTTTGGCAACCACGATATTGCTGAGGGCTCTAAAGCCGGGTTCACACTGTTCGATCCGTCTGTAGAATGGGCATTCGCCAAAAGGGACATCCTTTCCAAATCGAAAAATTCCGCTTTCCTCGGTCAGCCGATGAAGGGGAAAGCATATGGCGTATATAATAACGGAAAATTAATTTTAAACGGTTAA
- a CDS encoding vWA domain-containing protein has translation MQFKHPEILYFLFLLAIPILVHLFQLRRFRKEYFTNVRFLKELSMQTRKSSKIKKWLLLCVRLLLLACLIIAFAQPFFKAKGDDNKGNEMVILLDNSFSMQAKGSKGELLKRAVQDLLENTPENQQFSLITNTNTWWDTDIKSIRKELQNLNYSDVPFRPDFLLTKAQAKKPNTGKDIVMITDAVNLDFKDVSKFTGSPLYAVLPETENTNNISIDSVYISQAMDNFYEVKVDMRAYGKFEDEVPVALYNGKNLTAKTIVKFDNDKKSAAFTIPKKDFHGYVSVNDNSLAYDNTYYFSISKPEKSNVIAIGETAKNSFLARIYTDDDFNFTASELSGLDYNSLEKQDAIIVNELKEIPQSLITTLKDFYAKGGNIIIIPSGEGSLQNLNALLGSFGGSVYKPLTQNARQITKISFNHPLYQTVFEKKTDNFQYPNVKSGFTLSGNALPVLTYDDQTPFLASMSNRLGNVYVFSAPINKVNSNFQNSPLIVPTFYNMAQNNGKTGISAITIGENQSLLLDAALSKDEVLTVRNAYADFIPMQQVLNNKVKLSFGDYPEMAGNYSITKGNEVLKNISFNHARTESNLSLQNKSVLKGFTETESVGTVYSDIKSERTASELWKWFVVGTLISLLLELLIQKFVK, from the coding sequence ATGCAGTTCAAACACCCGGAAATCCTCTACTTCCTTTTCCTGCTGGCAATTCCTATACTGGTCCATTTATTTCAATTGCGCCGTTTCCGGAAAGAATATTTTACCAACGTGCGGTTCCTTAAGGAACTCAGCATGCAGACCCGCAAAAGCTCCAAAATAAAAAAATGGCTGCTGCTTTGTGTCAGGCTGCTGCTCCTCGCCTGCCTTATCATTGCTTTCGCGCAGCCTTTCTTCAAGGCTAAAGGCGATGATAATAAAGGCAACGAAATGGTGATATTGCTGGACAATTCCTTTTCTATGCAGGCCAAAGGCAGCAAGGGTGAACTGCTTAAACGTGCTGTACAGGACCTCCTTGAAAACACTCCTGAAAACCAGCAATTTTCACTGATAACAAATACCAATACCTGGTGGGACACCGATATAAAATCTATACGGAAAGAACTGCAAAACCTAAATTATAGCGATGTGCCTTTCCGTCCTGATTTTCTCCTGACCAAAGCACAGGCGAAAAAACCTAATACCGGCAAAGATATCGTTATGATAACCGATGCCGTGAACCTCGACTTCAAGGATGTAAGCAAATTTACCGGAAGCCCGCTATATGCGGTATTGCCCGAAACCGAGAACACCAACAACATCAGCATCGACAGCGTGTACATATCGCAGGCTATGGATAACTTTTATGAGGTGAAAGTGGATATGCGCGCTTATGGCAAATTTGAGGATGAAGTACCTGTCGCATTGTATAACGGAAAAAACCTGACCGCCAAGACTATTGTAAAATTTGACAACGACAAGAAGTCGGCTGCATTTACCATCCCTAAGAAAGATTTCCATGGCTATGTTTCGGTTAACGATAACAGCCTTGCGTATGATAACACATATTATTTCAGCATATCGAAACCTGAAAAATCGAATGTAATTGCAATTGGTGAGACAGCCAAAAATAGTTTCCTGGCACGCATATATACCGATGACGATTTCAATTTTACAGCATCTGAGCTAAGCGGCCTGGACTACAACAGCCTGGAAAAGCAGGATGCCATTATCGTAAACGAGCTTAAGGAAATCCCGCAATCGCTTATTACAACATTGAAAGATTTTTATGCTAAAGGCGGCAACATCATCATTATCCCGTCCGGGGAAGGCAGCCTGCAAAACCTGAATGCATTGCTGGGAAGCTTTGGCGGAAGCGTATACAAGCCTTTAACGCAAAATGCAAGGCAGATAACTAAGATATCCTTCAACCACCCGCTCTACCAGACAGTATTCGAAAAGAAAACCGATAACTTCCAGTACCCGAATGTGAAGTCCGGCTTTACACTTTCAGGCAATGCGCTACCGGTACTGACGTATGATGACCAGACACCATTCCTGGCTTCAATGAGCAACAGGCTGGGCAATGTATATGTGTTCTCGGCCCCGATCAATAAAGTGAACAGCAACTTCCAGAACTCGCCGCTTATCGTGCCGACATTCTACAACATGGCACAGAATAACGGCAAGACGGGTATTAGCGCCATCACCATCGGCGAGAACCAAAGCCTGTTGTTAGATGCAGCGCTTTCTAAAGACGAAGTGCTGACTGTGCGTAATGCGTATGCTGACTTTATCCCGATGCAGCAGGTGCTGAATAATAAGGTAAAATTATCTTTTGGAGATTACCCGGAAATGGCCGGGAATTATTCTATAACGAAAGGCAATGAGGTGCTGAAAAACATCAGCTTTAACCATGCACGTACCGAAAGCAACCTTAGCCTTCAAAACAAGTCGGTGCTGAAGGGCTTTACCGAAACTGAATCGGTAGGCACTGTATATAGCGACATCAAATCGGAACGCACGGCCAGCGAACTATGGAAATGGTTTGTCGTAGGCACACTCATATCCCTGTTACTTGAACTTTTGATACAAAAATTTGTAAAATGA
- a CDS encoding lactonase family protein — protein sequence MMRLAGLFIFLATIAMNAQDNYNLVIGTYTNECDSKGIYVYDFNAATAQFKLKNNTDKVSNPSYLTVSPDKKFIYSVNEDGDKSTVSAFKYGVSNGSLGFLNKKDSKGADPCYIINDEKNVIVANYSGGTITVLGKKADGSLGDIKQVVNHSGSSVNKERQEKAHPHMVYFSPDRKYVFSNDLGTDKIYIYTYNPDGGDKTLVLKETTPTVAGSGPRHLVFNPNGIFFYVLHELNGTIVSYSYDKGVAGRLQEISLVPEGFNGVNGGADIHFSNDGKFLYATNRGDANTISVFRVHANGMLNMVQQISTQGVSPRNFVIDPKDNFLLVANQKSNNIVIFKRDKTTGMLEDTTKRIEVCAPVCLVFTTNK from the coding sequence ATGATGAGATTAGCCGGACTATTTATTTTTTTAGCAACAATTGCCATGAATGCACAGGATAATTACAACCTTGTTATAGGTACATATACCAACGAATGTGACAGCAAAGGCATTTATGTATACGACTTCAATGCGGCAACGGCACAGTTTAAATTAAAAAATAATACCGATAAGGTGTCTAATCCAAGTTATCTCACTGTGTCTCCTGATAAAAAATTCATATACAGTGTTAACGAAGATGGCGATAAGAGCACTGTGAGCGCTTTTAAATATGGTGTTAGTAATGGATCATTGGGCTTTCTCAATAAAAAAGACTCAAAAGGCGCCGATCCCTGCTACATCATTAATGATGAAAAAAATGTAATTGTTGCCAACTACTCAGGTGGTACGATAACTGTTCTCGGCAAAAAAGCAGATGGATCGCTTGGCGATATAAAACAGGTAGTTAACCACAGCGGGAGCAGCGTTAACAAGGAACGCCAGGAAAAAGCACATCCGCACATGGTTTATTTTTCACCCGACAGGAAATATGTATTCTCCAATGACCTTGGGACAGACAAGATATACATCTATACTTACAATCCTGATGGAGGCGATAAGACACTTGTATTAAAAGAAACTACTCCTACTGTTGCAGGCAGTGGGCCAAGGCACCTTGTCTTCAACCCAAATGGCATTTTCTTTTATGTGCTCCACGAACTCAACGGGACTATAGTATCATATAGCTATGATAAAGGCGTTGCAGGCAGGTTGCAGGAAATAAGCCTCGTGCCGGAAGGCTTCAATGGTGTTAACGGCGGCGCCGATATCCATTTCTCTAATGATGGTAAATTCCTGTATGCTACCAACAGGGGAGATGCCAATACTATATCAGTATTCAGGGTTCATGCCAACGGTATGCTTAATATGGTTCAGCAGATAAGCACACAGGGCGTTTCGCCGCGTAATTTTGTTATCGACCCGAAAGATAATTTCCTGTTGGTGGCCAATCAGAAAAGCAATAACATCGTAATCTTCAAAAGGGATAAAACTACAGGGATGCTTGAGGATACTACAAAAAGGATTGAGGTATGCGCACCGGTTTGCCTGGTATTTACAACAAATAAATAA
- a CDS encoding DEAD/DEAH box helicase, with product MATFNDLDLPKALQKAIDELGFTSPTPIQERAMPVIMSGRDMMGIAQTGTGKTFAYLLPILKQWKFAKTDVPRVVIVVPTRELVVQVVEEVEKLTKYMSVRALGVYGGVNINTQKTRVYEGVDVLVGTPGRMMDLALDNVLRFDEVQKLVIDEFDEILNLGFRFQITSILSMMKQKRQNILFSATMTDDVDEMLNDFFDFPEEVSLAPSGTPLEKITQQAYSVPNFLTKINLLKFLLEDESLSRILVFVNNKKTADLVVDALEEEYPGQFGVIHSNKSQNYRLNTMASFQQGELRGIVTTDVMARGLDISDITHVINMEFPEVAEQYIHRIGRTGRADKEGVAISFIGPKEEDIQVQAEVLMEKELESLPIPVSVKIEERRLEFEKDRVKVKQLFRTKKPEGGEAFHEKKEKNKKVNLGGPGKTKPRKTAPRNRAVEAKRAAKKKKGK from the coding sequence AGCTATTGATGAGCTTGGCTTTACTTCACCTACCCCGATACAGGAGCGGGCCATGCCGGTAATAATGTCGGGGCGCGATATGATGGGCATTGCGCAAACCGGTACAGGTAAGACCTTTGCCTACCTGCTGCCGATTCTCAAACAATGGAAATTTGCAAAAACCGATGTGCCGCGGGTGGTTATCGTTGTACCGACCCGGGAACTTGTGGTACAGGTAGTTGAAGAGGTAGAGAAACTAACGAAATATATGTCGGTGCGCGCACTTGGCGTATATGGCGGCGTAAACATCAATACGCAAAAAACACGTGTTTACGAAGGTGTAGATGTGCTGGTAGGTACACCCGGAAGAATGATGGACCTGGCGCTGGATAATGTACTGCGCTTTGATGAAGTGCAAAAGTTGGTGATAGATGAATTTGATGAGATACTGAACCTCGGTTTTCGTTTCCAGATAACGTCAATACTATCAATGATGAAGCAGAAAAGGCAAAACATACTTTTCTCTGCTACCATGACCGATGATGTAGACGAGATGCTAAACGATTTTTTCGACTTCCCTGAAGAAGTATCGCTGGCACCATCAGGCACGCCGTTGGAAAAGATAACCCAGCAGGCATACAGTGTCCCTAACTTCCTCACGAAGATAAATTTACTAAAGTTCCTCCTGGAAGACGAAAGCCTTAGCCGCATATTGGTATTCGTTAATAATAAAAAGACAGCCGACCTTGTTGTCGATGCACTTGAAGAGGAATATCCAGGGCAGTTCGGTGTGATCCACTCCAATAAATCACAGAATTACAGGCTCAACACCATGGCTTCGTTCCAGCAGGGTGAACTGAGGGGTATCGTTACTACCGATGTTATGGCCCGGGGGCTTGACATTTCGGATATTACGCACGTAATTAATATGGAGTTCCCTGAAGTGGCCGAGCAATACATTCACCGTATCGGGCGTACCGGCCGTGCCGACAAGGAAGGCGTTGCCATAAGCTTTATCGGCCCAAAAGAAGAGGACATCCAGGTGCAGGCTGAAGTACTCATGGAAAAAGAGCTTGAATCGCTTCCTATTCCCGTAAGCGTAAAAATTGAAGAGCGCAGGCTTGAGTTCGAAAAGGACAGGGTAAAAGTTAAGCAGCTATTCAGGACGAAGAAACCGGAAGGCGGAGAAGCTTTCCACGAAAAGAAAGAAAAGAATAAAAAGGTAAACCTTGGCGGGCCGGGTAAGACAAAGCCCCGCAAAACCGCTCCGCGCAACCGTGCTGTTGAAGCTAAAAGAGCCGCAAAGAAGAAAAAAGGAAAATAG